The DNA window GACAAAGTAGTTCAAAATAAAGATGGCGAATATGCGGTAATAATTGATCGAATTTCGCAAGACGTCCCGTTTTACAGAGCCTACTTAAAGAATGCTGCTTTGACAGGAACCAATGTCATCAATAATCCGTTTTGGTGGAGTGCTGACGATAAATTTTTCAATAATTCATTAGCAGATACACTTGGGGTTCCCCTACCCAACACCGTGATTCTACCGTCGGCGGAACATCCTACAGATACTACCGGAAAATCGTTTCGAAATTTGAAATACCCTATGGATTGGGAAGGAATTTTTGATTACATAGGATTTCCAGCTTATATGAAACCTTATGCTGGTGGTGGCTGGAAAAATGTGTACAGACTTGAGAATAAAGAAGAATTTTGGGAAAAACACCAAGAGACTGGACAACTAGTAATGATGTTACAGGAAGAAATTGTTTTTACCGAATATTTCCGTGTGTATTGTTTGGGGCGCAAGGATGTTCATATCATGCAATACGAACCCCGAAATCCGCATCATTTGCGCTATGTTATTGATGGTCCGCCAGTTTCAAAAGCACTTTTAGCTACCGTTAAGGATTATACATTGCGACTTTGCAAAGGTTTAGGCTATGATTTTAATACGGTTGAGTTTGCAGTTCGAGATGGAATTCCGTACGCAATTGATTTTGGAAATCCTGCTCCTGATGCCGAAATCACCTCGGTTGGAGCCGAAAATTTTGAATGGGTAGTAGAACATGCCGCCAAAATGGCTATTGCTGCCGCCAAAAAACAAAAACCAGGCAAAATAAATTTAACTTGGGGGACATTCATCAAAGACGCCGTTAAATAAATCCAAAAAAGCAAAAAGAAGGAACTATCAAAAAAATAGATTTTATATCATTTCAATTTTTAGCTTTTTTAATTTTTTCAGATTAAAAAATTATGTCAAGAAAACTGCCTGTTTTTACTCTTGGTGTCGAAGAAGAATACCAAATTATAGATCCTGAATCTCGGGATTTACGCTCTCATTTATCTAAAATTGTCGATGGAGCCAAAATTATTTTGAACGAACAAGTCAAAGCCGAAATGCATCAATCGGTGGTAGAGGTTGGT is part of the Flavobacterium nackdongense genome and encodes:
- a CDS encoding ATP-grasp domain-containing protein gives rise to the protein MKKIGILFGMEDTFPQAFIDRVNSKNEKGIIAEAVSIDKVVQNKDGEYAVIIDRISQDVPFYRAYLKNAALTGTNVINNPFWWSADDKFFNNSLADTLGVPLPNTVILPSAEHPTDTTGKSFRNLKYPMDWEGIFDYIGFPAYMKPYAGGGWKNVYRLENKEEFWEKHQETGQLVMMLQEEIVFTEYFRVYCLGRKDVHIMQYEPRNPHHLRYVIDGPPVSKALLATVKDYTLRLCKGLGYDFNTVEFAVRDGIPYAIDFGNPAPDAEITSVGAENFEWVVEHAAKMAIAAAKKQKPGKINLTWGTFIKDAVK